The Paroceanicella profunda genome segment GGCGAGCAGGCGGTCGACCCCGATCGACACGCCGGTCGCGGGCACCGACTGGCCGGTGAAGCGCTTCACCAGGTCGTCGTAACGCCCGCCACCGGCCACCGAGCCGAACTGCCGCGGGCGGCCCTTCTCGTCGCGGATCTCGAAGGTGAGCTCGGCCTCGTAGACCGGGCCGGTGTAATAGCCCAGGCCCCGCACCACGGCGGGGTCGATCAGGATGCGGTCGGGGCCGTAGCCGGAAGCGTCGAGCAGCTCGGCCATGGTCTCGAGCTCGTTCACGCCCTCCGCGCCGGTGTCCGAGCCGGTGACAAGCTCGCGCAGCCGGGCGGCGGTGGCAGCCCCCGTGTCGCGCTTCGCGGCCATGAAGCCCATCACGATCTCGGCCTGCTCGGCCGAGAGCTGCGCGCCTTGCGTGAAATCGCCGCTCTCGTCCTTGCGGCCCTCGCCGAGCAGGGCGCGCACGCCCGCGTCGCCCAGCCGGTCGAGCTTGTCGATCGCGCGCAGCACGATGCCGCGGCGGGCGGCATGGGCGTCGGGGTCGGCGGGGTCGAGCACGCCGATCACCTCCATGATGCCGTTGAGCACCTTGCGGTTGTTGAGCTTCACCTGATAGTCGCCGCGCGGAATGCCCGTGGCCTCCAGCGCGTCGGACAGCATGGCGCAGATCTCGGCATCAGCCGCCACGGTGGGGGTGCCCACGGTATCGGCATCGCATTGATAGAACTGGCGGAACCGGCCCGGCCCCGGCTTCTCGTTGCGCCACACCGGCCCCACGGCATAGCGGCGATAGGGCGAGGGCAGGTCGTTGCGGTGCTGGGCGAACACGCGCGCCAGCGGCGCCGTGAGGTCATAGCGCAGCGCCACCCAGGCGTCCTCGTCGAGCCAGGCGAACACGCCTTCGTTCGGGCGGTCCACGTCGGGCAGGAACTTGCCGAGCGCCTCCACCGTCTCCACCGCGGAACTTTCCAGCGGATCGAATCCGTAGCGGTGGTAGACTTCGGTGATCGTGGCGAGCATGCGGTTGCGTTCGGTCACCTCGGTGCCGAAGTAGTCGCGAAACCCGCGGGGGGTCTCGGCGCGGGGGCGCCTGACTTTCAGTTTGTCCTTGGCCATGGTCGGGTGTCCGCCGCTTCTGGTGCGCCCTTGAGTGGAACGCGGTGCTTGCCTGACGCCCGGGAGGCGGGCGCGGGCGTGGTTTAACCAATCCTCC includes the following:
- the hisS gene encoding histidine--tRNA ligase; its protein translation is MAKDKLKVRRPRAETPRGFRDYFGTEVTERNRMLATITEVYHRYGFDPLESSAVETVEALGKFLPDVDRPNEGVFAWLDEDAWVALRYDLTAPLARVFAQHRNDLPSPYRRYAVGPVWRNEKPGPGRFRQFYQCDADTVGTPTVAADAEICAMLSDALEATGIPRGDYQVKLNNRKVLNGIMEVIGVLDPADPDAHAARRGIVLRAIDKLDRLGDAGVRALLGEGRKDESGDFTQGAQLSAEQAEIVMGFMAAKRDTGAATAARLRELVTGSDTGAEGVNELETMAELLDASGYGPDRILIDPAVVRGLGYYTGPVYEAELTFEIRDEKGRPRQFGSVAGGGRYDDLVKRFTGQSVPATGVSIGVDRLLAALTAKGRAGMVAEGPVVVTAMDRARMADYQRMVAELRNAGIRAEVFLGGGNMGKQLKYADARNSPVAVIEGEDEQARGVVQLKDLALGARLAAAIETNEEWKAQPAQMEVPRAELVAEVRRMMARREADS